One window from the genome of Nicotiana tomentosiformis chromosome 5, ASM39032v3, whole genome shotgun sequence encodes:
- the LOC104088123 gene encoding uncharacterized protein, translating into MEDYDSMLIEEKLLNGVNNGDDHGWRTVSYQKKNKKQSLKKKPEDDWNAVVESSGGDVFRSIEEHAEERRKRIVEAQKLYEAENSTAVVDNGNGEEYGSSDGENAAAVSGGAVVEKKSKPKKAKKPKVTVAEAAAKIDNSDLVVFLVDISASYEKQEDIQLMRFADYFGRAFAKVSSSQFPWMKILRESGVEKMVDIPLSQISEDVYKTSVDWLNQRSFDALGSFVLWSLDSIVADLVQHQGASKGSKKVVQQVPSKSQVAMFVVLAMVLRRKPDVLISLLPIMNENAKYQGQDKLPVMIWAITQACQGDLIVGLFMWVHFLLPMLSSKSNSNPQARDLILQLAERIVPLPKARAILMNGAVRKGERVVPPSALEVLMRITFPAPSARIKATERFEAVYPTLKEVALVASPGSKAMKQITQQIMLFAMKAVGEGVPELSSEASELSIWCLTQNPDCYKLWDNVYLDNVEASLIIIKKLSSEFKVHSAKGPGLDPLRATLNSIRLKSEKALASVDDAARQASLKEVQKHCKILLGRLTHGNGCVKALLLIGITVAVGAAFISKDLQSLDLKKLLAVVSKDLQSLDLKKLLADLNLA; encoded by the exons ATGGAAGATTATGATTCTATGCTAATTGAGGAGAAACTACTTAACGGCGTTAATAACGGAGATGATCACGGGTGGCGAACGGTGTCGTatcagaagaaaaacaaaaagcaGTCACTGAAGAAGAAGCCGGAGGATGACTGGAACGCCGTCGTCGAGAGCTCCGGCGGTGACGTTTTCCGATCGATCGAGGAGCATGCGGAGGAGAGACGGAAGCGAATAGTTGAGGCTCAGAAGCTCTACGAAGCTGAAAATTCAACTGCCGTTGTAGATAACGGTAACGGCGAGGAGTATGGTAGCAGTGACGGTGAAAACGCCGCTGCTGTTAGTGGTGGCGCCGTCGTTGAGAAGAAGAGTAAACCGAAGAAGGCGAAGAAACCGAAGGTTACAGTTGCTGAAGCTGCTGCGAAGATCGATAACTCTGATCTCGTTGTTTTTCTCGTTGATATATCA GCGTCGTACGAGAAGCAGGAAGATATACAGCTAATGAGATTTGCGGATTACTTTGGACGTGCATTTGCGAAAGTGAGTTCATCACAGTTCCCATGGATGAAGATTCTCAGGGAATCCGGAGTTGAAAAAATGGTTGAT ATCCCTCTTTCTCAAATTTCTGAGGATGTCTATAAGACATCAGTTGACTGGCTTAACCAGCGATCGTTTGATGCACTTGGTTCCTTTGTGTTATGGTCATTGGATAGCATTGTTGCTGATCTTGTACAGCACCAAGGAGCTTCAAAGGGATCCAAAAAGGTGGTTCAGCAAGTACCTTCAAAATCTCAG GTTGCCATGTTTGTGGTTCTAGCAATGGTATTGCGGCGGAAACCTGATGTTTTAATCAGTCTCTTGCCAATAATGAATGAAAATGCAAAATACCAAGGACAAGATAAGCTTCCAGTCATGATTTGGGCAATCACTCAG GCTTGCCAAGGTGATTTGATCGTGGGATTGTTCATGTGGGTACATTTTCTTTTACCAATGTTAAGCAGTAAATCGAACAGTAATCCACAGGCAAGAGACTTAATCTTACAGTTGGCTGAGAG AATTGTACCCTTGCCAAAAGCTCGTGCTATCCTCATGAATGGTGCAGTGAGAAAGGGAGAACGCGTTGTGCCTCCATCAGCTCTTGAGGTTTTGATGAGGATCACCTTCCCAGCACCTTCTGCTCGAATCAAG GCCACTGAAAGATTTGAAGCTGTGTATCCCACACTGAAAGAGGTAGCTCTTGTTGCTTCCCCTGGGAGCAAAGCAATGAAGCAGATAACCCAGCAGATAATGCTTTTTGCCATGAAAGCCGTTGGAGAAG GTGTTCCTGAGCTATCAAGCGAAGCTAGTGAGCTATCTATTTGGTGTTTAACTCAGAACCCTGACTGTTACAAGCTCTGG GACAATGTTTATCTGGACAATGTAGAAGCAagtttaataataataaagaagcTGTCTTCAGAGTTCAAGGTGCATTCTGCTAAGGGACCTGGTCTTGATCCCTTGAGGGCGACCTTAAACAGTATTCGACTTAAG AGTGAGAAGGCATTGGCCAGTGTGGATGATGCTGCCCGTCAAGCATCCTTGAAGGAAGTGCAGAAGCACTGCAAGATTTTGCTCGGACGCTTAACCCATGGCAACGGATGCGTGAAAGCTCTCCTTCTTATCGGTATCACAGTGGCTGTGGGTGCTGCTTTTATCTCAAAGGACTTGCAGTCCCTGGATCTCAAGAAACTGTTGGCTGTTGTCTCTAAGGACTTGCAGTCCCTGGATCTCAAGAAACTTCTGGCCGATCTCAACTTGGCTTGA